A stretch of the Methermicoccus shengliensis DSM 18856 genome encodes the following:
- a CDS encoding sulfurtransferase TusA family protein: MVVIEVDVRGDVCPIPLIETRKALRKASPGDVVVIIGTHPASKKEIPMAVKALGLELLEIEEEDGTWKIKIRR, encoded by the coding sequence ATGGTGGTAATCGAGGTGGACGTGAGGGGTGATGTCTGCCCAATACCTTTGATCGAGACGCGCAAGGCATTGCGGAAAGCCTCTCCCGGCGATGTGGTGGTAATCATCGGAACCCACCCAGCGTCCAAGAAGGAGATACCCATGGCAGTCAAAGCATTGGGGCTGGAGCTCCTCGAGATAGAAGAGGAGGATGGGACGTGGAAGATCAAGATACGCAGGTGA
- a CDS encoding cysteine desulfurase family protein has protein sequence MFDNVVYLDNAASTRLDERVLEAMSPYFFEIYAVATSEFGYSMGIEAKEALESAREGIASALGASSEEVIFTSGDTESSNMALKGVAMALGKKKGKHIIVSKIEDFSVLNTAKALERQGFRVDYLEVDGEGFVNVDQLRECITDETILVSIQHANQEIGTIQDIEAIGQICEERDVLFHTDATHTFTRVPIDVRRVPVDLMTLSAHTIHGPKGIGALYVRKDTPIAKWMDGGFQEFNMRAGLENIPGAVGFAKAVELVSPEENERLRAMRDTLIERVLSEIPHTTLNGHRWKRTPQNANITFHFVEGESITLHLDLRGFAVSTGSACFSRSLEASHVILGIGGDHERAHGSVRFTFGRYNTMEDVNAVVDAVAEVVEELRSISPLTEGKQ, from the coding sequence ATGTTTGATAACGTTGTATATCTTGACAATGCTGCGAGCACGCGGCTGGATGAGAGGGTGCTGGAGGCCATGAGCCCCTATTTCTTTGAAATATACGCGGTAGCCACCTCTGAGTTTGGGTACTCCATGGGCATAGAGGCAAAGGAGGCGCTGGAGAGTGCCCGTGAGGGCATAGCCTCTGCTCTGGGTGCGTCCTCAGAGGAGGTGATATTCACCTCAGGGGACACAGAGTCGAGCAACATGGCGCTCAAGGGAGTGGCGATGGCGCTTGGCAAAAAGAAGGGAAAGCACATCATCGTGTCCAAGATAGAGGACTTTTCCGTCCTCAACACCGCAAAGGCTCTGGAGAGACAGGGCTTTAGGGTGGACTATCTGGAGGTGGATGGCGAGGGGTTTGTGAATGTGGACCAGCTGCGAGAGTGTATAACCGACGAGACAATTCTGGTGTCCATCCAGCACGCCAATCAGGAGATAGGCACCATTCAGGACATCGAGGCCATTGGCCAGATATGTGAGGAAAGGGACGTTCTCTTCCACACCGATGCCACCCACACGTTCACTCGGGTGCCCATAGACGTGAGAAGAGTGCCCGTGGACCTAATGACTCTCTCTGCCCACACCATCCATGGTCCCAAGGGCATTGGAGCTCTCTATGTTCGCAAGGACACACCCATCGCGAAGTGGATGGATGGCGGCTTTCAGGAGTTTAACATGCGAGCTGGGCTGGAGAACATCCCGGGAGCGGTGGGCTTTGCCAAGGCTGTGGAGCTCGTAAGCCCAGAGGAAAACGAGCGCCTTCGGGCGATGAGGGACACTCTCATCGAGCGGGTGCTATCCGAGATACCACACACGACGCTGAACGGGCACCGATGGAAGAGAACTCCCCAGAACGCCAACATCACGTTCCACTTTGTGGAGGGTGAGTCCATCACGCTTCATCTGGACCTGAGGGGTTTCGCCGTGAGCACGGGCTCGGCGTGTTTTAGCCGCTCACTGGAGGCAAGCCACGTCATCCTTGGAATAGGTGGAGACCACGAGCGGGCGCATGGGTCTGTGCGCTTTACATTCGGCCGCTATAACACGATGGAGGACGTGAACGCCGTTGTGGATGCTGTTGCCGAGGTGGTAGAGGAACTGAGGAGCATCAGCCCATTAACTGAGGGTAAACAATAG
- a CDS encoding iron-sulfur cluster assembly scaffold protein gives MKFPYSEKVLEHFRNPRNVGRMDNPDGKGLEGSPACGDMVAVYIKVDPETKRITDIKFESYGCASNIATASIITELAKGKTLDEAKEITWKQAAEELGGLPPVKVHCSVLAVEGLRAAIRDYEERHGLVEEREPTTDEVVRRRLKHVMNPLAGLDVVRTDLVKEIEVNEGVVRVVIDLPADHQFAPAIREDIVEKISPLWDVEKVVVEFTE, from the coding sequence ATGAAGTTCCCGTACAGTGAAAAGGTGCTGGAGCACTTTCGCAACCCCAGAAACGTGGGCAGGATGGATAATCCGGACGGCAAGGGGCTTGAGGGAAGTCCTGCCTGTGGTGATATGGTAGCCGTGTACATCAAGGTCGATCCAGAGACCAAGCGCATCACCGATATCAAGTTTGAATCATATGGGTGTGCCTCTAACATTGCCACCGCCTCCATCATAACAGAGCTCGCCAAGGGCAAGACCCTCGATGAGGCCAAGGAGATAACGTGGAAGCAGGCGGCTGAGGAGCTTGGTGGGCTGCCGCCCGTCAAGGTCCACTGCTCTGTGCTGGCGGTGGAGGGGCTGCGAGCGGCCATTCGCGATTACGAGGAGCGCCATGGTCTCGTCGAGGAGAGGGAGCCCACCACCGACGAGGTCGTTCGCCGACGGCTAAAGCACGTGATGAACCCGCTCGCAGGGCTGGATGTGGTCCGAACTGACCTCGTCAAGGAAATCGAGGTGAATGAGGGGGTGGTGAGGGTGGTGATAGACCTGCCAGCCGACCACCAGTTTGCCCCAGCCATCAGGGAGGACATCGTGGAGAAAATATCGCCCCTGTGGGACGTGGAGAAGGTGGTCGTGGAGTTCACAGAGTAG
- a CDS encoding SufB/SufD family protein gives MSEGGVGIDPAIREKVRSVGGELDSSRRSGSFLQIDQRTQLVSTFRKDVEVLSIQDALEKYDWMEDYYWRAVPADKDEYTCEVNCPEVNGYFIRAPKGAKVKIPVEACLYLYTERLKQKVHNVIIAEEGSELNIISGCTSHPGVASGMHLGVSEFYIKKGAKLSFTMVHSWESDIEVRPRSVAIVEEGGVFMSNYILMNPVKLVQMYPTAYLRGRGARAIFSSVVVALKGSKADIGSRAVLQAEGTSAEIVSRTISSGGEVVARGHLLAESPKVKGHLECMGLMLSEEGRIDAIPELESAYSDVELSHEAAIGKIAEEEIFYLMTRGLSRDEATAAIIRGFMDVGIKGLPPQLQREIDKAVEMVGGGM, from the coding sequence ATGTCTGAAGGAGGCGTAGGGATAGACCCCGCCATAAGGGAGAAGGTCAGGAGCGTGGGTGGTGAGCTGGACAGCTCCAGGAGGTCTGGGTCATTCTTGCAGATAGATCAGAGGACTCAGCTGGTCTCGACATTCAGGAAGGACGTTGAGGTGCTGAGCATACAGGATGCCCTCGAGAAGTACGACTGGATGGAGGACTATTACTGGAGGGCGGTGCCAGCGGACAAAGACGAGTACACGTGCGAGGTGAACTGCCCAGAGGTCAATGGCTACTTCATAAGGGCTCCCAAGGGCGCCAAGGTGAAGATACCCGTGGAGGCGTGCCTGTATCTGTACACCGAGCGGCTAAAGCAGAAGGTGCACAACGTGATCATCGCCGAGGAGGGCTCGGAGCTCAACATAATTTCGGGATGCACATCCCATCCGGGTGTCGCCTCTGGAATGCACCTTGGGGTCTCGGAGTTCTACATAAAGAAGGGGGCAAAGCTCAGCTTCACGATGGTGCACAGCTGGGAGAGCGACATCGAGGTCAGACCCAGAAGCGTTGCCATAGTGGAGGAGGGTGGGGTGTTCATGAGCAACTACATCCTCATGAACCCCGTGAAGCTGGTGCAGATGTATCCCACTGCATACCTCAGGGGCAGGGGTGCCAGGGCGATATTCAGCAGCGTGGTGGTGGCGCTGAAGGGCTCCAAGGCGGACATAGGCTCGAGGGCAGTGCTTCAGGCTGAGGGTACCTCTGCCGAGATAGTGTCGAGGACGATAAGCAGCGGTGGAGAGGTCGTTGCCAGAGGACACCTTCTCGCAGAGAGCCCAAAGGTAAAGGGACACTTGGAGTGCATGGGCCTCATGCTCTCTGAGGAAGGTAGAATAGACGCCATACCAGAACTTGAGAGCGCATACTCGGACGTGGAGCTTTCCCACGAGGCAGCGATAGGCAAGATAGCGGAGGAAGAGATATTCTACCTCATGACCCGTGGACTCAGCAGGGATGAGGCAACCGCTGCCATCATCAGGGGCTTCATGGACGTTGGCATCAAGGGGTTGCCACCCCAGCTGCAAAGGGAGATCGACAAGGCGGTGGAGATGGTGGGCGGGGGGATGTGA
- a CDS encoding ABC transporter ATP-binding protein, which translates to MMLQVVNLSVNVGDKRVLDRVSFYIEEGKSYALFGANGSGKSSLLNTLMGNPMYKVVSGRIMFKGRDITDMPTDERVKLGMGIAFQSPPKVSNVRMRELLNYCMRLKNSSEERMLEYARKLNMLDFLDRKVNEGFSGGEVKRSEILQLLVMDPDFLMFDEPDSGVDLENISIVGNAMSEAMERHKPPEQRKKAALIITHAGHILDYATVDYGMILYNGRIACVGDPYEQLRNISEHGYEGCVEKCLKEA; encoded by the coding sequence ATGATGCTGCAGGTCGTGAACTTGAGCGTGAATGTTGGAGATAAGAGGGTGCTGGACAGGGTCAGCTTCTACATAGAGGAAGGAAAGAGCTATGCCCTGTTTGGGGCAAACGGTAGTGGAAAGTCCTCGCTGCTGAACACCCTGATGGGTAATCCCATGTACAAGGTGGTATCTGGTCGCATAATGTTCAAGGGAAGGGACATTACCGACATGCCCACCGATGAGAGGGTGAAGCTCGGAATGGGCATTGCGTTCCAGTCGCCACCAAAGGTGAGCAATGTGAGGATGCGAGAGCTACTGAATTACTGCATGCGGCTGAAGAACAGCAGCGAAGAGAGGATGCTCGAGTATGCCAGAAAGCTCAACATGCTCGACTTTCTCGACCGCAAGGTGAACGAGGGGTTCTCGGGTGGAGAGGTCAAGCGCTCGGAGATACTGCAGCTGCTCGTGATGGACCCGGACTTTCTGATGTTCGATGAGCCAGACTCTGGTGTTGACCTCGAGAACATATCCATCGTGGGCAATGCCATGAGCGAGGCGATGGAGAGACACAAGCCACCAGAGCAGAGAAAGAAGGCTGCGCTCATCATCACACATGCCGGGCACATCCTCGACTATGCAACGGTGGACTATGGAATGATACTGTACAACGGAAGGATTGCGTGCGTGGGGGACCCATATGAGCAGCTGAGGAACATAAGCGAGCACGGCTACGAGGGGTGTGTTGAAAAATGTCTGAAGGAGGCGTAG
- a CDS encoding YHS domain-containing protein translates to MGGTVALTTMAIDPVCNMKVDEGTAKYKSTYKGKVYYFCAPGCKKSFDENPEKYV, encoded by the coding sequence ATGGGTGGAACCGTTGCACTAACTACCATGGCGATAGACCCCGTGTGCAATATGAAGGTGGATGAGGGCACCGCCAAGTACAAGAGCACCTACAAGGGCAAGGTGTACTACTTCTGTGCCCCGGGATGTAAGAAGAGCTTTGATGAGAACCCTGAAAAGTACGTCTAG
- a CDS encoding deoxyhypusine synthase — protein sequence MCELQYTHEPISPVKPVANMTVDELLSSYRGCAFGARRLAEAADILYEMTTSDATVFMGLAGAMVPAGMRTVVCELIREGCVDVLVSTGANMVHDVIEALGHHHYKGTENVDDVHLRQCNINRIYDVFLPESSYEAFEAFALEVYEDIYASRHTISIRELMDEFGARLDDENSILRCAHEHGVPVYCPAVQDSSFGLQGWLFNQTHNLVLDAWADMREIIDTCYEASSVGALFVGGGVPKNFILQTTIVTSKGFDYVVQLTMDRPEPGGLSGATLEEAQSWGKVSENARRVVVYSDATITLPMLAASLLERLRKGK from the coding sequence GTGTGTGAGTTGCAGTACACGCATGAGCCCATATCCCCAGTGAAGCCAGTTGCGAACATGACGGTGGACGAGCTGCTCTCCTCCTACAGGGGGTGTGCGTTCGGAGCAAGAAGGCTTGCCGAGGCTGCCGATATTCTCTATGAGATGACGACCTCGGATGCCACGGTGTTCATGGGCCTTGCTGGCGCCATGGTCCCAGCGGGGATGCGCACCGTGGTGTGTGAGCTCATAAGAGAGGGATGTGTGGACGTGCTGGTGAGCACTGGAGCCAACATGGTGCATGACGTCATAGAGGCGCTGGGTCACCATCACTACAAGGGAACTGAGAATGTGGATGACGTGCACCTCCGCCAGTGCAACATCAACCGCATATACGACGTGTTTCTTCCAGAGAGCTCGTATGAGGCGTTTGAGGCGTTCGCGCTCGAGGTGTATGAGGACATATACGCCAGCAGGCACACGATATCCATCAGGGAGCTGATGGACGAGTTTGGCGCAAGGCTCGATGACGAAAACTCCATACTGAGGTGTGCCCACGAGCACGGGGTGCCCGTGTACTGTCCTGCGGTGCAGGACTCGAGCTTTGGGCTTCAGGGATGGCTGTTCAATCAGACTCACAATCTGGTGCTGGACGCTTGGGCGGACATGCGCGAAATCATAGATACGTGCTATGAGGCGAGCAGCGTGGGGGCGCTGTTCGTCGGGGGAGGTGTGCCCAAGAACTTCATCCTCCAGACCACCATCGTCACCTCCAAGGGCTTCGATTACGTGGTGCAGCTGACGATGGACAGGCCAGAGCCGGGTGGGCTCTCTGGGGCAACGCTCGAGGAGGCACAGTCGTGGGGCAAGGTCAGCGAGAACGCCCGCAGGGTGGTGGTGTACTCCGATGCCACCATAACGCTGCCCATGCTCGCAGCCTCATTGCTCGAAAGGCTCAGAAAGGGCAAATAA
- a CDS encoding corrinoid protein: protein MGKEEILATLKKAVETYDVELAKKAAQEALDAGIEPFEAINNGLGKGMETVSDRFDKAEIYLPQVMLAADAMDAALKILEPRMTETGEAGKGTVVIGTVEGDIHEIGKNVVAAMLRGAGYKVIDVGRDAPIDKFVEAAKENNADVVGASALMTTTMPGQREVVKGLKEAGLDNVKTIFGGAPCTQEWVDEIGGDAYCENAAEAIKTVDALLKR from the coding sequence ATGGGTAAGGAAGAGATTTTGGCAACACTGAAAAAAGCAGTAGAGACGTACGATGTTGAGCTGGCGAAGAAGGCTGCTCAAGAAGCACTCGATGCAGGAATAGAGCCCTTTGAAGCAATCAACAACGGACTCGGTAAAGGCATGGAGACCGTCAGCGACCGTTTCGACAAGGCAGAGATATACCTGCCACAGGTCATGCTAGCTGCCGACGCCATGGATGCAGCGCTGAAAATACTTGAGCCCAGGATGACGGAAACAGGCGAGGCAGGAAAGGGGACTGTAGTGATCGGTACTGTCGAAGGCGACATCCATGAGATTGGGAAAAATGTTGTTGCGGCGATGCTAAGGGGTGCAGGATATAAAGTGATAGACGTCGGCAGGGATGCTCCCATAGATAAGTTCGTTGAGGCAGCTAAGGAGAACAATGCCGATGTAGTGGGGGCCTCGGCGTTGATGACCACCACAATGCCAGGTCAGAGGGAGGTCGTCAAAGGCTTGAAGGAGGCAGGCTTGGACAATGTCAAGACGATATTCGGCGGTGCTCCGTGCACCCAAGAATGGGTGGACGAAATCGGCGGAGATGCATACTGTGAAAATGCTGCTGAAGCAATCAAGACAGTAGATGCTCTACTTAAGAGATAA
- a CDS encoding methylamine methyltransferase corrinoid protein reductive activase — protein sequence MTDYGIAMDMGTSGFRVQAIDLWDGSIVSTAITTRHPIPGMNVIDHVNFAVDVGQEECNRLIVDTINKLLPLLKVDLQKVKRFAVCGNPFQLSLFQNIEIKDLAYAGKHKLESLGVVPPNRDGGVFDAKELCLAINPQAEVIIPPAVRHEIGADALAMLIKTDVLERDEVCLVVDYGTNAEMALVVDGDVYTGSAAAGPALEGQEIERGMLASPGAISDVTVDGDNWRCSVLDSEFMPREGDTINPVDGSVLKKGEMHGRSKGITGTGVVAAIACGISEGLIRPPKINTPDHRLHLQDGIYITEKDVEEAGKAIGAIRAGFFTLLHEAGLPMDAIERSYMSGASGTYVDARKAQQVGLVPPTASRIVQVGNTSLSLARDLVTNPSALDELRDFAHDLRAKHCMFATSETFKNIYIIELAIWTNGMPPAMYNDMLKMYKLPPVPTESVRANVDKVVNRDIPVLGTLGITILEEIGITISAALEGCVLCKKCMEECPEDAITIEQKGEDKIAIIRTDKCGGTACRRCENVCPKETLHLRDMKIM from the coding sequence ATGACGGATTATGGCATTGCTATGGATATGGGGACCAGCGGATTTAGAGTTCAGGCCATTGACCTATGGGATGGGAGCATTGTCTCTACAGCCATTACCACTAGGCACCCAATACCGGGGATGAATGTTATTGACCACGTCAACTTCGCGGTTGACGTAGGTCAGGAGGAGTGCAACAGGTTGATTGTGGACACAATAAATAAACTACTCCCACTCCTAAAGGTTGATCTTCAAAAGGTAAAGCGGTTTGCAGTGTGTGGGAATCCATTTCAACTATCTTTATTCCAGAATATAGAGATTAAAGATCTAGCATACGCTGGAAAGCATAAGCTTGAATCCCTTGGGGTGGTGCCACCCAATAGAGATGGAGGTGTGTTTGATGCAAAGGAGCTATGCCTTGCCATAAACCCCCAGGCAGAAGTAATAATTCCCCCTGCTGTGAGACACGAGATAGGGGCTGATGCCTTAGCCATGCTAATCAAAACAGATGTGCTCGAAAGAGATGAGGTGTGCTTGGTCGTTGACTATGGAACAAACGCAGAGATGGCACTGGTTGTGGATGGAGATGTATATACTGGCTCTGCAGCAGCTGGCCCGGCACTGGAGGGACAGGAGATAGAGCGAGGAATGCTTGCATCCCCGGGTGCAATCAGTGATGTGACGGTGGACGGAGATAACTGGCGTTGCTCTGTTCTGGACTCCGAGTTCATGCCACGCGAGGGGGATACCATCAACCCCGTGGACGGTTCTGTCCTCAAGAAAGGTGAGATGCATGGACGTTCAAAGGGAATAACTGGAACTGGAGTCGTTGCGGCAATAGCATGTGGAATAAGTGAGGGGCTTATACGCCCTCCAAAAATCAACACTCCAGACCACAGGCTCCACCTGCAGGATGGGATATACATAACCGAGAAGGATGTGGAGGAGGCGGGAAAAGCGATAGGAGCCATAAGAGCGGGGTTCTTCACGCTCCTGCATGAGGCTGGACTGCCGATGGATGCCATAGAGAGGTCGTATATGTCGGGTGCATCGGGCACGTATGTGGATGCCCGTAAGGCGCAGCAAGTGGGTCTGGTCCCTCCAACTGCCTCTAGAATTGTACAGGTCGGAAATACCTCGCTCTCTTTAGCTAGGGATCTTGTGACAAATCCAAGTGCTCTAGACGAACTTCGAGATTTCGCACATGATTTGCGAGCCAAACACTGTATGTTTGCAACCTCTGAAACTTTCAAGAATATTTACATCATCGAACTCGCGATCTGGACAAACGGAATGCCCCCCGCTATGTACAACGACATGCTAAAAATGTATAAACTGCCACCCGTGCCAACAGAAAGTGTGAGGGCGAATGTGGATAAAGTAGTGAATAGGGATATCCCAGTGCTGGGGACGCTTGGAATTACAATCCTCGAAGAGATTGGCATAACCATTTCTGCCGCTTTAGAAGGTTGTGTGCTGTGTAAAAAGTGTATGGAAGAGTGTCCAGAAGACGCGATAACTATTGAACAAAAAGGCGAAGACAAGATCGCGATAATACGGACGGATAAATGTGGTGGAACAGCCTGTAGAAGGTGCGAAAACGTTTGTCCGAAAGAAACCCTACACTTGCGGGACATGAAGATAATGTAG
- a CDS encoding CBS domain-containing protein: MTKVSDVEVRDEFVALDASTSVLDAAKACKGAGVKYIVVLENDRIVGVVTAVDFMYKVLAEEKRLDIPLRNVMPSPAVVCNMDDDISKVAERMWESGYSMLPVVSSDGTLAGVITIKDVLYTLAEPFLSEEARTAAQKLRGPGFRGRA; the protein is encoded by the coding sequence ATGACTAAGGTAAGCGATGTTGAGGTGCGGGATGAGTTTGTCGCCCTGGATGCAAGCACGTCCGTGCTTGATGCTGCCAAAGCATGTAAGGGTGCTGGCGTAAAGTACATTGTTGTTTTGGAGAACGATAGGATAGTTGGAGTGGTAACGGCTGTTGACTTTATGTACAAGGTGCTGGCAGAGGAGAAGCGTTTAGACATACCTTTGAGGAATGTCATGCCCAGTCCTGCAGTGGTATGCAATATGGACGATGATATCAGCAAGGTAGCTGAGAGGATGTGGGAGAGTGGCTACTCGATGCTACCCGTTGTGTCATCGGATGGCACGCTTGCGGGAGTGATAACGATAAAGGATGTATTATACACACTTGCTGAACCGTTCCTCTCTGAGGAAGCGAGGACAGCAGCTCAGAAGCTAAGGGGACCCGGTTTTCGTGGAAGGGCTTGA